The genomic stretch GACTTATAACAAAGCCAATTCAAAACCAAAAACCACTTACTGATAAAAAAATTAGGAGGGAACCATGAGCATTCCATTGAGAAAAACCACTGACATAGATCATTTTGAAGAAGCGGTTAGTACCGCTCTAGGACTAAAAGAAATTTTTAAGAAACGCGCAGATTATGTAGATCAAGAAGGCATTTTTCCTTATGAGAACTTTCAAGATTTAAAGAATCATGATTTTCTTTCTCTTACCATCCCAAAAGAATTTGGCGGTAAAGGGTTAAATCTACTTGAGTTTTTAACGATTCAAGAGCATTTAGCTGAGGGAGATGCTCCTACTGCTCTTTCTCTTGGGTGGCATCTCGGTACTCTTTTAGAGGCGGCAGAAAATCGTCATTGGAACGGAGATGCATTCGCTGATCTTAGCCGAAAAGTTGTGGAACAAAAAGCACTCATCAACTTGGCTCAAACAGAGCGTGCGACGGGAAGTCCGTCTCGAGGCGGTATTCCTACTACAACGGCAGTCAAGAAAGCAGACGGATGGTTGATCAATGGTAGCAAGGCTTTTACTTCTATGGCAGAAGCACTTGATTACTCAGTCATTACAGCTACCATCTCAGAAACTAATCATAAAGGATTTTTCTTAGTGGACCATCGGGAAAAAGGGGTTTTTGTAAAAGAAACGTGGGACAGCATCGCGATGAGAGGAACCAAAAGTGATGACCTCCTTTTGAAAGACGTTTATGTGCCACAGGAAAACCTTCTTGTCGTAGAAGATGGGAAGAACATCATACCTAAAGGCTGGTATCTGCAAGTTCCTGCTGTCTACTTAGGCATCGCAAGAGCAGCGCGAAATTACGCGATTGAATTTGCGTCAGAGTATAGCCCAAACACTTTATCAGGACCGATATCAGACGTACCAGAAGTGAGAAGAAAGATCGGCAAGATCGAACTTGAGCTATTCCAAGCAAGAACGATCCTGCATGCTGTTGCTGAAAAATGGGTGAACCACCCTGAGCAACGTCAAAATCTCGGTACAGAACTCGCCGCCGTTAAGCATTCGGTTACAAACAGCGCGAACCGAGTCGTTGATCTCGCGATGAGAATCGTTGGGGCTCGTAGTCTTTCTGTTCAAAACCCGCTTCAGCGGCATTTCCGAGATGTGAGAGCCGGTCTTCATAATCCACCAACAGATGATGCAATCGTTTATTCTTTAGCAGATGCAGCGCTGAAATAAACGAAGTCAACTGACAGATTCATGTTAAACTCAACATTTTTTTGTATGATGTGTTTTGGATCACCATAGGTTACTATGGATACAATATATTTCCATATCAACTTATAAAAGGTGGTCTATTCATGAGAGCGCTTCTTACATTCACTTATTTACAAGCTCTTTCTTGCATCTTCCCAGTCATCATCTTTGGAGCGTTAGCTCTTTCAAAATTCGTCAGCATTCCGTTTATCCCTCGATACGATTTCATACTCCTTCTTTGTCTCCTTACACAAGTTGCCATGATCGTAACGAAACTTGAAACGATAGATGAACTAAAAGTCATTTGTGTCTTTCACTTGATCGGACTTGCTTTAGAGCTATTTAAAGTTCATATGGGATCCTGGAGCTATCCTGATGAAGCCTATTCTAAGATCTACGGTGTTCCTCTGTACAGCGGTTTTATGTATGCGAGTGTTGCGAGCTATATTTGCCAAAGCTGGAGAAGGCTAGACCTTCAGATTAAAGGCTGGCCGAATCCCCTCTTATCTTTTGGGATATGCGTACTAATCTACTTAAACTTTTTTACTCATCATTACTTGTTTGATGCCAGATGGATTCTAATTCTGCTCTTATTTCCTATCTTTTATAAGACGGTTGTTCATTATACGATCAACGACCGTGTTTATAAAATGCCGATCCTTCTTTCCTTTTTGTTGATTGGATTTTTTATATGGATCGCTGAGAACATTACAACGTTTCTCGGTGCCTGGCAGTATCCGAATCAGGAAGCGGCTTGGTCACTCGTGCATATTGGTAAGATCAGCTCTTGGTTCTTACTCGTAATCATCAGCATTATTATCGTGGCACAATTAAAACGTATTAAAAGTCACCAAGATGATATTTTTACACATACGAAACACCTATAAGCTGCGGCAAGCTTTCTAGGTGTTTTTTTTGTTAAGATCCTCCTCAAGTAATCTGCATGTTTAAGATGTCCTCTCCATATGAATACAAAGATGACGAATGAACCTTCTTATAGAGAGGAGCTCATCACATGGATAACGACAAAAAAGAGCACAAGCAACGAAGACCAATGCAGATTCCTCAACCGATTCGCAGTGATGGTGCGGGTGCGACCGACTTAGGGCCACGCGACGTTATGCGTGACATACAAAATCCGGATATGTTAGTTTCACCTGCAACAGATGCAGGAACTGTCCCAAACTTACGGTTTTCCTATTCGGATACACATATGCAATTAAACTTTGGAGGCTGGTCGAGAGAGATTACGGTTCGTGAGCTTCCTGTTGCAAAGACGCTTGCTGGTGTAAACATGCGTCTGACCCCAGGCGGTGTAAGAGAGCTTCATTGGCACCAAGAAGCGGAATGGGCTTATATGATATTAGGCCGTGCTCGTATTACCTCGGTTGATCAAAACGGCAGGAATTTTATTGCGGATGTGGGTGAAGGCGACCTTTGGTACTTCCCTCCCGGCATTCCTCATTCGATTCAAGGGCTTGAAGAAGGCTGTGAGTTTTTACTCGTATTCGATGATGGAAATTTCTCCGATCTGAGCACGTTCTCTATTTCAGATTGGTTTGCACATACACCGAAAGAAGTTCTTTCAGCAAACTTCGGTATACCGGAAAGCGCATTTGCTAATATCCCGACTGAACAACGTTACATCTATCAATCTACTGTTCCAGGACCTATTGAGACACAAGCGGTTCCAGATCCCTATGGAACCGTACCGTTAAGCTTCACGCACCGCCTAATGGCGCAGAAACCTCTCGTTACCCCTGGTGGTACCGTACGAATAGTTGACTCTACTAATTTTCCGATCTCACAGAGAATTGCTGCCGCTTTAGTAGAAATAAAACCTGGCGGAATGAGAGAGTTGCATTGGCATCCGAATAATGATGAGTGGCAATATTATTTAGCAGGTCAAGGGCGGATGACCGCTTTCGCTGGAAATGGAACAGCACGAACGTTTGATGTAAGAGCCGGAGATGTAGGATATGTCCCGTTTGCCTTTGGTCATTATGTGCAGAATACCGGAAATAAGAGCTTATGGTTTCTTGAAATTTTTAAAAGTGACCGTTTTGCAGATGTTTCATTAAACCAATGGATGGCTTTAACGCCTAAAGAAATTGTGCAGAGTAATGTGAATGCTAGTCCTGAACTCATGAATTCCCTTCGAAAAGAAAAATGGCCAGTTGTAAAATATGATTGATGCATGATACAGAAAGCCACCTTTTAACAGCGGTTAGGACACTCTAATCGCTTTCTTTCATTCTTTCTAGTAAAACGGCTTCCCCTGCCTCTATTGATACACACCACTTACAACTTGTCCGCATAATCTACTAGTAATAATCTATTAGATTATTCTCTGAATGATTTTTAATTCAGAGTGAAATAGGAGGGAAAGTTTGTATGTACTACCATTATGATCAGAATCCGTACGCACATATGAAAAGAGATTGTGAGTGCAAGCATAGAAAAATTCAGCCTTGCCAAAAGGTTTCTGCCTTTAAAGCGGTTAAAGATTTGTTTCAATTTATTTTAGGCTCCACACCTAATCAAGTCATCTATCCGGTAGAGGTATTTGATAGCAACAATGAATACAATCCAGATACATCAACGTTTGTTCCAAAGAGCAACGGAATATATACGTTTACAGCTATTATCTTTTTGCCGATTTATACAGGAACACCGTATTCTGCATTCGTCGGCATTCGTGTAAACGGAGAGACCGTTGCAGGAAATCAAGAAACGATTACATCGCCAAATGCGATTGTCGCTACGTCCTCTCTCGTCGAGTTAAGAAGAGGCGATGAAGTTCAAGTAGTCGCCTCAAGTCCATCAGGCGCAACGATAGAAATAGAAGTAAACCCAATCGCAACTCGTTTTGAGGGTGCGAAAATAGGTTAATGAATGTTGGAAGGTGAATCCTATCACCTTCTTTTTTCGTTGTTTCATGTGGAACAATCCATTAAATCCTCTCGTAGAGCACGCTATATAAGGTATAATTTCCCTATTACTATCTCTTTTAGGAGTAATCCAATGACAGAAAAAAACGTACGCAGATCAAATTACATCCTTCATGCAAAGAGCGCTCAATTTCATTGGGATGGCATGGGACTTCTCTCTATTAAAACCTTTTCGAACGGAAAAGCTTACTACAAAACGAATCGAGGGTATTTTGCCGTCGAAGAAGGAAATTACCTCCTACTCAATCAAGGTCCCTACACCATAACAATTGACGAACAAAAAGAAGTAGAATCATTCTGTGTCTTTTTCCAAGAAGATTTTGCGAACGATGTATTCCGCAATTTGTCAGATACATCCCACCAACTTTTAGATAACCCTTTTAGTAATCATACATCTGCTTCATTTTTTGAAAAAACGTATGAACAAAGCCAGGTTCTGACTCAGCAAATGAACCTCTTAAAACATATGACAGATCAATACCCACTTGACTCCAACATGTTAGATGAACAATTTCATTCCATAATGACCACTCTATTCAGAGAACAAATGAAAACTTTTAAAGAAATCGATCGGTTAGATTTAGCCCGTAAATCAACACGCGAAGAAATTTATAAACGAGTCAGCATCGCACATGAATACATAAAAGCCTTTTATGATAAACAGCTTACATTAGATAAAATTGCAGAAATCTCATGCTTATCTCCTAATCACCTGTTGAGAAATTATTCAACCACCTACAACAGAACACCCTTTCAGCATATTGCTGAGTTAAGGATCGCAAAAGCCATAACGTTGCTCCAGACTTCTGAATACTCCATGACTGATATTACTTATGAAATCGGATTGAATAACCCTGTTTCATTCAGCAGATTATTTAAACAACATGTAGGCATCTCTCCCCTTCAATATCGCAAAAAGGTGATTTCGGATAAGAAATAGCTATTATGACTGGTTATGATGAAGAAGAAAAGATTAAGGGAGAGGTTAACATGACGATTCAGACAAATAGCATAAAAAAAGTTGGACAAGTTGCAGTACCCGTTCAAGATCTCAAACGTTCCATTCACTTTTATAAGGACGTATTAGGATTACATCTTCTTTTCAGCACCGATCATATGGCATTCTTTGATTGTGACGGTCTAAGGATTATGCTCAGCCTTCCTGAAAAAGAAGAATTTGCGGAAGCTAGCTCGGTTATATACTTTCTAGTGGAAGACATCACAGAAGCTTATGAAGCCCTTAAACAGAAAGACGTAACATTCCTAGACTCCCCTCATATTGTCACTAAGATGGAGCATATGGAGACATGGATGGTATTTTATAAGGATTCAGAAGGAAATACCCATGCTTTGATGAGTGAGGTAATACCTTCATAAGTTATTTCAGAAACGGTGCCGAAATTGGGCATCTTTTTTTGATAATGATATTATACAGACGAGTTGGTTGCGAAGTGAAAAAAAAGCACATCCTAGAAAATATCCAAGTTTTGCTATAGACTAAAAAACATATCAAGTAATGATGTGGTGATAAATGATGTTTAAAATTTTGCTCATTGAAGATGATTCGACGCTATTCAGCGAGATCAAAGAACGATTGTCTCAATGGTCGTATGAAGTGTATGGCATTACTGACTTTGGACGAGTGATGCAGGAGTTTACAGAAATTAAACCTGACCTTGTTGTAATAGATATACAGCTGCCGAAGTTCGATGGCTTTCATTGGTGCCGAAATATTAGATCGCATTCTAATGTGCCGATCATCTTTTTATCTTCGCGTGATCATCCGAGCGATATGGTCTTATCCATGCAGCTTGGTGCAGACGACTTTGTCCAAAAACCGTTTCATTTTGAAGTCTTGATCGCAAAGATTCATGCGATTCTCAGGCGTGTTTATAATTACAATACAGACACCGTTAGTCTCAAAACGTGGTGTGGCGCTCAAATTGATTATGAAAAGAATATTGTAACGAACGAGAAGGGTTCCGTTGAACTGACTAAGAATGAAGTGTTCATTCTGAAACTCTTGATCGAGCAAAAGAATAAAATTGTAAGTCGTGATAATCTCATTAACAGCTTATGGGACGATAAAAAGTTCATTAGTGACAATACCCTCACCGTGAATGTGAATCGTTTAAGAAAACGGCTAGAGGAGATCGAACTCGGACAATTTATCGAGACGAAAGTGGGACAAGGCTATCGGGCAATAGAAGAGGATTCTGTATGATCAAACGCTTTTTAATTGAACGCAGCAGCTGGATTTTTTTATTTTTAATACAGCAGATCATCTTCCTCATGATTGCCTATCTCGACCCATCAATTCCCCTTTCTGCTGTTGGCTACATCGTGTTCCTTTCACTAATCGTCTTTGTTATTTTTCTTATCTATCGTTATCAAAAGGAAACAGCCTTCTTCCAACAGCTTGAGGAAAGGAAAAATGATTTTGACCTTTCTAATATTTCATCACCTTCTTCACCTTTTGAGAAAATTGTTGAACACAGTATTATTGAACAAACGAAGCATTTGAAAAAAACCGCTTCTGAGAACCGTTTATTGATCGAACAGGAAAAGGACGATCTCCTCGCTTGGATTCATGAGGTGAAAACGCCGCTGACTGCGATGCACCTTATGATACAGCGAGTGGACGATACGCCACTAAAAGGAGATCTGACCTACGAATGGCTTCGTATCCACCTTCTGCTCGATCAACAGCTTCATCAGAAGAGAATTACTTTTATTAAGAACGATCTTTATATGGAAGTGACTGATCTTGAGACGTTACTTTTTTCCGAACTTAAAACGCTGCAGTCGTGGTGTATCCAAAAAGGGATTGGCTTTGATTTTGATCTTCAAGTTCTTCATGTCTTAAGTGATGCCAAATGGCTAGCATTTATCATTCGCCAGATCTTAACGAATGCTGTGAAATACAGCCATTCATCAGAGATTATCATCAACTCTTATAACATGAACGACAGAAACTATTTGTCGATTCAAGACTTTGGTCGCGGAATTGATACAAAGGATATGCCTCGTATCTTTGAGAAAGGGTTCACGTCAACGACAGACCATCACGATCAAGCG from Bacillus sp. E(2018) encodes the following:
- a CDS encoding oxalate decarboxylase family bicupin, which produces MDNDKKEHKQRRPMQIPQPIRSDGAGATDLGPRDVMRDIQNPDMLVSPATDAGTVPNLRFSYSDTHMQLNFGGWSREITVRELPVAKTLAGVNMRLTPGGVRELHWHQEAEWAYMILGRARITSVDQNGRNFIADVGEGDLWYFPPGIPHSIQGLEEGCEFLLVFDDGNFSDLSTFSISDWFAHTPKEVLSANFGIPESAFANIPTEQRYIYQSTVPGPIETQAVPDPYGTVPLSFTHRLMAQKPLVTPGGTVRIVDSTNFPISQRIAAALVEIKPGGMRELHWHPNNDEWQYYLAGQGRMTAFAGNGTARTFDVRAGDVGYVPFAFGHYVQNTGNKSLWFLEIFKSDRFADVSLNQWMALTPKEIVQSNVNASPELMNSLRKEKWPVVKYD
- a CDS encoding DUF817 domain-containing protein, which codes for MRALLTFTYLQALSCIFPVIIFGALALSKFVSIPFIPRYDFILLLCLLTQVAMIVTKLETIDELKVICVFHLIGLALELFKVHMGSWSYPDEAYSKIYGVPLYSGFMYASVASYICQSWRRLDLQIKGWPNPLLSFGICVLIYLNFFTHHYLFDARWILILLLFPIFYKTVVHYTINDRVYKMPILLSFLLIGFFIWIAENITTFLGAWQYPNQEAAWSLVHIGKISSWFLLVIISIIIVAQLKRIKSHQDDIFTHTKHL
- a CDS encoding VOC family protein, producing the protein MQTNSIKKVGQVAVPVQDLKRSIHFYKDVLGLHLLFSTDHMAFFDCDGLRIMLSLPEKEEFAEASSVIYFLVEDITEAYEALKQKDVTFLDSPHIVTKMEHMETWMVFYKDSEGNTHALMSEVIPS
- a CDS encoding sensor histidine kinase, whose protein sequence is MIKRFLIERSSWIFLFLIQQIIFLMIAYLDPSIPLSAVGYIVFLSLIVFVIFLIYRYQKETAFFQQLEERKNDFDLSNISSPSSPFEKIVEHSIIEQTKHLKKTASENRLLIEQEKDDLLAWIHEVKTPLTAMHLMIQRVDDTPLKGDLTYEWLRIHLLLDQQLHQKRITFIKNDLYMEVTDLETLLFSELKTLQSWCIQKGIGFDFDLQVLHVLSDAKWLAFIIRQILTNAVKYSHSSEIIINSYNMNDRNYLSIQDFGRGIDTKDMPRIFEKGFTSTTDHHDQASTGMGLYLAKKAAESLQIQLSVESKRNEGTTVTLAFPKRNEFDQTMGM
- a CDS encoding response regulator transcription factor, encoding MFKILLIEDDSTLFSEIKERLSQWSYEVYGITDFGRVMQEFTEIKPDLVVIDIQLPKFDGFHWCRNIRSHSNVPIIFLSSRDHPSDMVLSMQLGADDFVQKPFHFEVLIAKIHAILRRVYNYNTDTVSLKTWCGAQIDYEKNIVTNEKGSVELTKNEVFILKLLIEQKNKIVSRDNLINSLWDDKKFISDNTLTVNVNRLRKRLEEIELGQFIETKVGQGYRAIEEDSV
- a CDS encoding acyl-CoA dehydrogenase family protein; the encoded protein is MSIPLRKTTDIDHFEEAVSTALGLKEIFKKRADYVDQEGIFPYENFQDLKNHDFLSLTIPKEFGGKGLNLLEFLTIQEHLAEGDAPTALSLGWHLGTLLEAAENRHWNGDAFADLSRKVVEQKALINLAQTERATGSPSRGGIPTTTAVKKADGWLINGSKAFTSMAEALDYSVITATISETNHKGFFLVDHREKGVFVKETWDSIAMRGTKSDDLLLKDVYVPQENLLVVEDGKNIIPKGWYLQVPAVYLGIARAARNYAIEFASEYSPNTLSGPISDVPEVRRKIGKIELELFQARTILHAVAEKWVNHPEQRQNLGTELAAVKHSVTNSANRVVDLAMRIVGARSLSVQNPLQRHFRDVRAGLHNPPTDDAIVYSLADAALK
- a CDS encoding helix-turn-helix domain-containing protein, which codes for MTEKNVRRSNYILHAKSAQFHWDGMGLLSIKTFSNGKAYYKTNRGYFAVEEGNYLLLNQGPYTITIDEQKEVESFCVFFQEDFANDVFRNLSDTSHQLLDNPFSNHTSASFFEKTYEQSQVLTQQMNLLKHMTDQYPLDSNMLDEQFHSIMTTLFREQMKTFKEIDRLDLARKSTREEIYKRVSIAHEYIKAFYDKQLTLDKIAEISCLSPNHLLRNYSTTYNRTPFQHIAELRIAKAITLLQTSEYSMTDITYEIGLNNPVSFSRLFKQHVGISPLQYRKKVISDKK